Below is a window of Gemmatimonadota bacterium DNA.
CGCGTCGCCAACGGCCTGTGCGACCGAGGCCTGGCGCCTGATCAGGCCATCGCGCTCTACATGCCCCTGAACCTGGAATGCGTGGTCGCCTACCTGGCCATCATCCGCGCCGGTTCACGGGTTGTCTCCATCGCCGACAGCTTCCCGGCATCGGAAGTGCGCCGCCGCATGGCCATTGCCGGCGCGAGCTGCGCGGTCACCATGGACCGTTACGTTCACGCAGGCAAAGTACTTCCCCACTATGCGACGGTCGTCGAAGCGGGTGCGTCCACAGTGATTGTCGTAACCTCGGGCGGTGATGGCGAGTCTAGCGACGACCTTACCGCGGCCCCCTCAGACGCCCCTCAACTCCGCTCCGGCGACATCGCATGGTCCGACCTCCTTTCCGATGAAGACACTTTCGAATCCGTGACCGGCAACCCCTATCGCACAACCAACATCCTGTTCTCTTCGGGGACCACCGGCGAGCCGAAAGCCATACCTTGGAACCACCTGACCCCCATCAAGAGCGCCATGGACGGACACTACCACCAGGACATCCACGGCGACGACGTGACGACCTGGCCGACCAACATCGGCTGGATGATGGGGCCGTGGCTTATCTACGCCACCCTGGTCAACGGCGCGTGCATGGCCCTGTATCCGGACGCGGCCAGTACCGCCGAATACCTGCGCTTCATACGGCGTGCGAGGGTGACCATGCAGGGCGTCATCCCCTCGCTGGTGAGGACCTGGCGGCGCGGCGACATGGATGAAGGCATCGACTGGCCGTCTGTACGCGTGTTCAGCTCCACAGGGGAGCCCGCCAGCCGGACCGACTACCTGTGGCTAATGAGCCGGACCGGATTCCGGGCGCCCGTGATCGAATACCTCGGCGGCACCGAGATCGGGGGCGGGCACCTGGCCTGCACGGTCCTCCAGCCCTGCTCACCCGCGGTGTTCTCTACGGCGAACCTGGGCGTGGATTTCGTGATTCTGGACGAAATAGGCGCGGAGGTCGGAGAGGGCGGTACCGGCGAGCTTTTCCTCGTGCCGCCCGCCCTGGGCATGTCGCAGCGACTGCTCAACGGGGATCACGACGAAGTCTACTACGAAGGCTGTCCGGCCGGCCCCGGGGGCGAGGTCCTGCGCCGGCACGGGGACCACACGCAACGGCTTCATCACGGCTGTTACCGGGCCCAGGGAAGGGCAGACGACGGGATGAACCTGGGCGGAATCAAGGTCAGTCCGCTGGAATTGGAGCGGATCATCGACGGTCATCCCGCGGTTTACGAAAGCGCGGCCGTGGCGGTGCAGCCCGAGGGAGAAGGGGCGGAAAGGTTGGTGGTCTTCATCGTTCCAGAGGTTGGGAGCGGCGCCGCCGGCTCCCGCTCCGCAGACTCACATACCGGCCACGACCCCGACCCCGACCCCGACGTCGACACGTTAAAAACGGAACTCCAGTCCTTGGTATCCTCCAGACTGAACCCGTTGTTCAAAATATCCCGTGTCGTCATCGCGGACGAATTGCCCCATACAGCCTCAGGCAAGCTGGTCCGCCGCAGACTGAGAGACCGGATGAGGGCCGGCAGTTAGTTTCTGTCGCTCCGCGCAGTTCAAGGTGATTGCACCGGTTAGATACGCCGGTGTGCTTAAAAAACGGGTCAGGGAGACCCTATCCCCGACCCGTTTGCTATATAGCGGATGCTGAAGTTGTATAGCGGATGCTGGATATTCTGTTAAAAGTCGCGTCCCGTAATCACGGCTTCATCCGTAGCGCCGAAATCAAGGTCATTCTGGCACGACAACTCTTATGGGCAGGTCGTTATACGATCTGGCCTTTTCTACCTTCTCATCCCAACCTGGACTGTAGTAGTGTAGACAACCGCCGGATCTGTCACTCGACAGGGTCAGATAAACCTCTGTATCGCCGTTCTTCATCCAGGTTATCCGGCCTGCTGTTTCGCTGACCGGGTCGCCATATCTGACGTT
It encodes the following:
- a CDS encoding AMP-binding protein → MCAKRRNAESGAPDSNRPDPARPDPARPDPARPATARQDQAWRDFVDRSRREFLPFEDHLAAFRRIFDGRRPEDGPPVVWTPDEETVRRSNLQASMAAVGIDRYEDFHAWSVRDPTAFWTHTLERLGIVFTRPPDAILDLDGSAHGSRDGVRDPRDERDPSGGVRDPQPMPGGGVRDPRWLPGAELNIVDSCFTTDPDRPAVVTPVSECPTGPDDQNNPDSPDGLVCPAGPDGSDGQALRTTTYGELERLVNRVANGLCDRGLAPDQAIALYMPLNLECVVAYLAIIRAGSRVVSIADSFPASEVRRRMAIAGASCAVTMDRYVHAGKVLPHYATVVEAGASTVIVVTSGGDGESSDDLTAAPSDAPQLRSGDIAWSDLLSDEDTFESVTGNPYRTTNILFSSGTTGEPKAIPWNHLTPIKSAMDGHYHQDIHGDDVTTWPTNIGWMMGPWLIYATLVNGACMALYPDAASTAEYLRFIRRARVTMQGVIPSLVRTWRRGDMDEGIDWPSVRVFSSTGEPASRTDYLWLMSRTGFRAPVIEYLGGTEIGGGHLACTVLQPCSPAVFSTANLGVDFVILDEIGAEVGEGGTGELFLVPPALGMSQRLLNGDHDEVYYEGCPAGPGGEVLRRHGDHTQRLHHGCYRAQGRADDGMNLGGIKVSPLELERIIDGHPAVYESAAVAVQPEGEGAERLVVFIVPEVGSGAAGSRSADSHTGHDPDPDPDVDTLKTELQSLVSSRLNPLFKISRVVIADELPHTASGKLVRRRLRDRMRAGS